A region from the Perca fluviatilis chromosome 16, GENO_Pfluv_1.0, whole genome shotgun sequence genome encodes:
- the sms gene encoding spermine synthase isoform X1: MVPEQILDKDPPTLPVSDSEAPSPGPNCASPRMKVDSATTVPDLLSIFHEQEMTETAHETNGHGYLGTFVGKNGRLAILRVHSHALVTIDLQCYEEDNIAQLDNLLNALETKLKVILNGNITRIKRLPALVRGAEVDRYWPTADGRLVEYDMDQIVYEEDSAYQNIKILHSQQYGNVLILDNDLNLAESDLAYTQAIMGSGRENYAGKEVLILGGGDGGILSEMVKQKPKMITMLDIDQKVIDACKKYMRGTCGNILDNLKGDCYQILVEDCVPVLKKYVQEGKTFDYVINDLTAIPISTQPEEDSTWEFLRLILDLSIKVLHPSGKYFTQGNAETLTEALSLYEEQLGKLSCPVAFSKEVTCVPSYLEQWVFYSVWKK, from the exons ATGGTGCCTGAGCAAATCCTGGACAAAGATCCACCAACTCTACCTGTCAGCGACTCAGAGGCACCCTCCCCAGGGCCGAATTGTGCTTCCCCAAGGATGAAAG tTGACTCTGCTACGACAGTTCCTGATCTACTGTCCATATTTCATGAGCAAGAAATGACAGAGACTGCGCATGAAACAAATGGGCATGGATACCTTGGTACTTTTGTAGGCAAAAATGGCCG GCTTGCTATTCTGCGTGTGCACTCCCATGCGTTGGTCACCATTGATCTGCAGTGTTATGAAGAGGATAACATTGCACAACTAGACAAT CTTTTAAATGCACTGGAAACGAAGCTAAAGGTCATCTTAAATGGCAATATTACAAGGATTAAAAG GCTCCCAGCCCTCGTACGAGGAGCAGAAGTTGACCGATACTGGCCCACAGCTGACGGCAGACTGGTTGAGTATGACATGGACCAGATAGTGTACGAAGAAGATTCTGCATACCAAAACATAAAGATATTGCACTCACAGCAGTATGGAAATGTCCTCATACTCGATAATGACTTAA ACCTAGCAGAAAGTGATTTGGCCTACACCCAAGCCATCATGGGTAGCGGAAGAGAGAATTATGCTGGAAAAGAGGTGCTGATATTAGGAGGAGGTGATGGAGGCATCCTTTCTGAGATGGTCAAACAAAAGCCAAAGATGATCACCATGTTGGAT ATTGACCAGAAGGTGATAGATGCTTGCAAAAAGTACATGAGAGGAACTTGCGGGAATATCCTCGACAACCTGAAGGGAGACTGCTACCAA ATACTAGTAGAGGACTGTGTCCCTGTGCTGAAGAAGTATGTCCAGGAAGGAAAGACGTTTGATTACGTCATCAATGACCTGACTGCAATCCCAATATCCACGCAGCCAGAAGAag actCTACATGGGAGTTCCTGCGTCTAATCTTAGATCTGTcaataaaagtcctgcatccCTCGGGGAAATATTTTACACAG GGTAACGCCGAGACCCTGACAGAGGCACTGAGTCTGTATGAGGAACAGCTGGGGAAGCTCTCGTGTCCGGTGGCATTCTCCAAAGAGGTGACATGTGTGCCCTCCTACTTGGAGCA ATGGGTTTTCTACTCTGTATGGAAGAAGTAA
- the sms gene encoding spermine synthase isoform X2 gives MALRHYTLDFKLSTAVDSATTVPDLLSIFHEQEMTETAHETNGHGYLGTFVGKNGRLAILRVHSHALVTIDLQCYEEDNIAQLDNLLNALETKLKVILNGNITRIKRLPALVRGAEVDRYWPTADGRLVEYDMDQIVYEEDSAYQNIKILHSQQYGNVLILDNDLNLAESDLAYTQAIMGSGRENYAGKEVLILGGGDGGILSEMVKQKPKMITMLDIDQKVIDACKKYMRGTCGNILDNLKGDCYQILVEDCVPVLKKYVQEGKTFDYVINDLTAIPISTQPEEDSTWEFLRLILDLSIKVLHPSGKYFTQGNAETLTEALSLYEEQLGKLSCPVAFSKEVTCVPSYLEQWVFYSVWKK, from the exons ATGGCACTGCGACATTATACTCTCGACTTCAAGCTCTCTACGGCAG tTGACTCTGCTACGACAGTTCCTGATCTACTGTCCATATTTCATGAGCAAGAAATGACAGAGACTGCGCATGAAACAAATGGGCATGGATACCTTGGTACTTTTGTAGGCAAAAATGGCCG GCTTGCTATTCTGCGTGTGCACTCCCATGCGTTGGTCACCATTGATCTGCAGTGTTATGAAGAGGATAACATTGCACAACTAGACAAT CTTTTAAATGCACTGGAAACGAAGCTAAAGGTCATCTTAAATGGCAATATTACAAGGATTAAAAG GCTCCCAGCCCTCGTACGAGGAGCAGAAGTTGACCGATACTGGCCCACAGCTGACGGCAGACTGGTTGAGTATGACATGGACCAGATAGTGTACGAAGAAGATTCTGCATACCAAAACATAAAGATATTGCACTCACAGCAGTATGGAAATGTCCTCATACTCGATAATGACTTAA ACCTAGCAGAAAGTGATTTGGCCTACACCCAAGCCATCATGGGTAGCGGAAGAGAGAATTATGCTGGAAAAGAGGTGCTGATATTAGGAGGAGGTGATGGAGGCATCCTTTCTGAGATGGTCAAACAAAAGCCAAAGATGATCACCATGTTGGAT ATTGACCAGAAGGTGATAGATGCTTGCAAAAAGTACATGAGAGGAACTTGCGGGAATATCCTCGACAACCTGAAGGGAGACTGCTACCAA ATACTAGTAGAGGACTGTGTCCCTGTGCTGAAGAAGTATGTCCAGGAAGGAAAGACGTTTGATTACGTCATCAATGACCTGACTGCAATCCCAATATCCACGCAGCCAGAAGAag actCTACATGGGAGTTCCTGCGTCTAATCTTAGATCTGTcaataaaagtcctgcatccCTCGGGGAAATATTTTACACAG GGTAACGCCGAGACCCTGACAGAGGCACTGAGTCTGTATGAGGAACAGCTGGGGAAGCTCTCGTGTCCGGTGGCATTCTCCAAAGAGGTGACATGTGTGCCCTCCTACTTGGAGCA ATGGGTTTTCTACTCTGTATGGAAGAAGTAA